The Ranitomeya imitator isolate aRanImi1 chromosome 8, aRanImi1.pri, whole genome shotgun sequence genome window below encodes:
- the LOC138647958 gene encoding uncharacterized protein, translating to MSNRVEFIRDFIEIYQSFPCLWKIKSPEYCNREKRREGYLQLIELYNRQAPDEAANEAVIKKKIQALRTVWRKELNKVLQTTRSGASTEEVYVPKLWYFEHLNFLRDQEVPRTTTCLRLLAPVEPIVSENHAEQESQGQQDDSAQESTLDCSQDCTTTDLVEAAPARTQSRQGPRKRKATSDASNELLSLAKKVLTRNVSPALEGFGHYVVDKLAKMDDNQRILAERLILEAVNKGTDGDLDKNTCLVSSRPIQRTEPSNFNGWSQGQTSMRHNPHVSHFGQPPPNNSYTPIPLHMASPIRHQNFQPEQSSYHNL from the exons atgtcaaatcgtgtggagttcatcagggatttcatcgagatttatcagtcttttccctgcctctggaaaataaaatctcctgagtattgtaacagggaaaagaggagggagggttacttacagctcattgagctttacaatcgtcaggcaccagatgaggcagctaacgaagcagttattaaaaagaaaatccaggcgctccgcacggtgtggaggaaggagctgaacaaggttcttcagactacaaggtccggagcttccactgaagaagtttatgtgccaaaactgtggtattttgagcatcttaattttctgagggaccaagaggtgccacggactacAACGTGTCTTCGATTattggcacctgtggaaccaatagtttcggagaaccacgccgagcaggagtcacaagggcaacaa gatgacagtgcgcaggagagtacactagactgttcacaggactgcacaacaacagatttagtggaggctgcacctgccaggactcaatcgaggcaaggtccaagaaaacggaaagccacctcagacgcctcaaatgaactattgagcctggcaaagaaggtgttgacaagaaatgttagccctgcgttagaggggtttggacactatgtggttgacaaactggccaaaatggacgacaaccaaagaatactagcagagcgtctgattctggaagcagtaaacaagggtactgatggcgatttggacaagaacacttgtttggtctcttcccggccaatacagcggacagagccatcaaatttcaatggttggtcacagggtcagacatcgatgcgacacaatcctcacgtttcccacttcggccagccaccccctaataactcctacacgccaatacctttacatatggcttcgcccatcaggcaccaaaattttcagccggaacaatcgtcgtatcataatttgtga